From the genome of Sulfurimonas paralvinellae:
GGGCGAATCTTCTCTTTGAGCTCACCTTGAAATTCCATAATGCCATTTTTGTAACTGCCGCCGCATCCAAGTCTCTTCTTGAGTCTTTTTAGCAATGTAGAAGCATCTTCTTTGGAAAGTTCAAAAGGAGAGACCAGTGTAACAGTTTTTCCTCTGCGTTTCTCTTTTGAAAAATGCAGCATGTGTTTACCCGGCTCTGAGATTTTAGAATAGGGTTTATTTTTTGGAGCTGTTTGAACTTCGCTCCATTCATCTTTAAAATCTGCACCTATGAAGAGATCGAGTTTCTTTCCTCTGCTCATTTAGAGAACTTTTTGTGCCAATATACTTAGAGCAGGCTCTTCATACTGCTTGTTTTGTAAAAGTGCTTCAATATTTTCAAGAGAGTATCTGTTGTGATTGTAAACAGCGATCAGTACTTCATCACCGCTTTGCAGGAATGTTTTTTCTCCATAGTCCGTATATCGTGTAGCGCCTATACTGATGATGAGTTTTGTAGGGTTGTTACACTCTTTGATGTAGGATTTGATATCTTCGAGTGGTCCAAAATCTTCCTGTGTGTTGATCTGATTGAGTATCCAATCGGTTAGTTTTTCATAAAAATAGCTGTAGCCTGTCAGTTCTACATTCTCACCATAGGCATAAAGTGCATCATCTCTACGTAAAAAGCTACAAATTGAGTAGTTGTCCATCATACCGCCATCTTCAAAAATATCCAACGGAAGCAGTTCAGTTGCAATACCTTTTGTATTGGCACCCCAGTTTTTTTTGTCACTTATCTTCTGTGCTCCTGCAACACGGATGGAAGCATCATTGTAGGCACCAAAAGCTTGTGGTGCAATGTGGACAAGCTTCTCTTTTATGTAAGTCAGTTCACAGATAAGGGCCACTTCCGGTTCAGCCTGCACATTGAGATTTTCGTTTGGAAGTTGGAGTGTTTCAGATGAGAGCGGATAGGTAAAGAGCATCTCACGTGGACGCTCGCTTTGGCTGCTCTTTTTGCAAGGCAGATAGAAAGGAAAGATTCCTTTTGGTGCTGCTTCATCTGCAGTGATGACATCTTTAAACTCTTCGAGTTCACCTGCTTGGGCAAGGTGAAGTGCAAAGTTGCCGGCAATGCCGAGACCTAGATACTCTTTATAATCACTCATAATTAGATTTTACCTTCTTCTTTTGCCCGTGCAAACTCTTCATAAGAACCTTGGAAATCAACATAGGTATGATCCGGACGGATTTCTATGACACGCGTTGCAAAAGCGTCAAGCAGTTCCCTATCGTGAGAGACACAGATGACATTGCCTTTAAACTCATGCAAGGCCTCACCAAGAGCAACAATGGCTTCAAGGTCAAGGTGGTTGGTAGGTTCATCGAGAACTAAAAAGTTTCCACCTTCAAGCATCATTTTAGAGAGCATCATACGGTGTTTTTCCCCACCTGAAATAGCTTCGACAGATTTTTCCTGTTGCTCACCGTTAAAGAGCATACGACCTAAACAGTTGCGAATTTCAGCGATCTCACGTTTTGGATCAAATGCACGCAGCCAGTCATAAAGTGTACCGTCACCTTCGATGATATCAGCAGTATCCTGCGGAAAGTATGAAGGCTCGATCGTTGCACCCCATGTTACTGTTCCGCCGCAGCTTGGTTTCATCTCTTCCATAATGATCTTGATAAGTGTCGTTTTCCCTACACCGTTTCCACCGATGACAGCGATCTTTTCATCTGGATTTACTTTAAAAGTGACATCTTTAAGAACTTCGTTATCTCCATAGGAGTGGCATACATGTTCAACATTGAGAGCTTCGTCACCCATGACACGTTTTGCTTTAAAGACGATGGAAGGATCACGACGAGACGATGGTTTGATCTCTTCTATATTGAGTTTTTCAAGTTGTTTCTGACGTGATGTTGCCTGTTTTGCTTTGGAAGCATTGGCACTGAATCGACGTACGAAAGCTTCTAGCTGCTCTTTCTCTTTTTGTTTTTTTGCATTATCGAGTTCCATCTGTTTTGCCATGACATTGGCAGCGATGTACCAGTCATCATAGTTTCCTGTAAACTCACGTATCTTTTGATAGTCAACATCGAGAATGTTCGTGACAACAGCATTTAAAAAGTGTCTATCGTGAGAGATGACGACCATTGTCCCTTCATGACGCTGAAGCTCATGCTCAAGCCAGCTGATAGTTTCGATGTCGAGGTTGTTGGTAGGCTCATCGAGGAAAAGTACGTCAGGTTTCGGGTAAAGCACCTGTGCCAAAAGTACTTTGAACTTATCAGCAGAGTCAAGTGTGCTCATCAATTCGCCGTGCTTTTCAGCCGGAATGCCGACATTTTCAAGAATCTTTGCAATATTGACATCATACTCATAAGTAGGATCTTCTTCAACACAAATAGTCTCAAGCTCTGCAAGACGATTGTTGACCGCATCATCTTCAAAATCACCCGTCATATAGATCTCTTCTTTTTCTTTGATGGCATCATAAAGACGTTTGTTTCCATAAAGAACGGCATCTGAGATTGTATAATCTTCAAAGGCATATTGATTTTGACCTAAAACACCGACTTTGTTTTGTTTAGGAATGATAACCTCACCCTCATACTCATTGATCTGTCCGGAGAGAATCTTTAAAAATGTTGTTTTACCCGCACCGTTTGCGCCAATAAGACCATATCTTTTGTGGCGGTCTAGTTTTAGGTTGATATCTTGAAAAAGCACTCTGTTTCCAAAGCGCATCGTTAAGTTTTGTACTGTTACCATTGTTTGTTGCCTGTATTAGTTGGATTTGTCTTTTGAGTTTTCAAAAGCATTTGTAATGTCATTTGTTATGCTGTTCGTTGTGTCGTTGATCTCTTTTGCAGAACAGCCATTGAATACAAATAGAATAAAAAGTGAAAGAAAGATGTATTTCATAATTTTCTAGCCTTATATTTTTCCGCGATTATATCGAAAAGTTCATAAAAATTTGGTTATGATATGCTATGCAGATAAGAAAATTAGACCTAAAAGAGCTGGACGTTGCGTGGAGTCTTGTAAAGCAGCTGCGTGTGCAGTTGGAGTATGAAGAGTTTGAAAACCTGATCTATGAGATGCGTGATCGTGAATATACGATGTTGGGTGTCTTTGAAAAAGAACGACTGATGTGCTATGCAGGTGTTGTAATACAGACAAATCTCTACCACAAACGGCATCTTTTTATAGATGAACTGGTGAGTGATGAGAACTACCGTTCACAGGGCTATGGAAAAATGATGCTGGAGTATTTACAGGATTATGCCAAAATCGCGGCATGTGAAAACATTGTCCTCTCTTCGGGACTGCAGCGTGAGGATGCACACAGGTTCTATGAAAAAGAGGGCTTTATGAAAAAAAGTTTTGTATTTGTAAAACCTATGAAAAACTCTTAATTTTTCATACAGCACTTTTTATATTTTTTGCCGCTGCCGCATGGACAGGGCCCGTTTCTTTCTATTTTTGTATTAAAAAGTTCTCCGTCTTTATATTTCCATTCATCGTCTATTTTTACAAAAGTACTTTTTTCATGTAAAACCTGTATGCCCTTGTTATCTCTGTAATAAGCTTTAAATTCTACTTGATTCTCTTTTGTATGCAGAACATCAAGTTTGAGCCATTCTACGGAGTTTGAAAATTCTTCAATTAGAGCGATGTCATCTGCATATCTGTTTTGCTGAACTGCAGAGTAGACAAGATAATCGCCGTTGCCGATTACATAGGCGGAGTATCTGCTGCACATAAGCGCTTCGGGACTTTTTGGTAATTCTTTTTTTAATATGAGAGGTTCACAGCACTTTGAAAAATCTTGACTTTTTCCACAGATACACATTGATGACTTGCCTTTTTTGTAATTATACACAGTTTTTGATTTCAAGCTAATTTATCAAATTTTTGTAATAAATAATTTTTATGCTAGAATAAGAATCACTAATAAAAGGATATCCAATGCAAATACCAGATTTTATGATGATTATCTCCTCATCACAGGGCTTGTCTGTAGTTTTATGGATTGTTATAATAATGATGCTTTTATATATGGCACGTAAACCGGCACACGAAGTGATACTTTCTGCTTCAAAAGTCCTTTTTCATGCATTTCATCTTATTGCAGCTTCCATTTTTTTAGCAGAAAAAAAGCTTAAAGAGAGAAACAAAGAGGTACTCCTTGCTGATGGAAAAGAGGCAACAGAACGTATTATTGAACGGGAGTTTGAGCGCATTGATGCTTATGTCAAAAAAGATTTGGCACAGTTTCCTACACTGCAAAGAGATATACGCGATAATGTCGTCAAGATAGATGAAGATTATCAGCAAAGTACAGAGATTCCACCATCACCTCCCGGCTGGACAAAGGCGATTGAACCGATTGCTTCCATTCCACCTTCGGAAGATTCAATGGTTGTTGAAATCTTAAAAAGTATTCGTGACACTTTGGACAAAGGCCAGCAAAAAGCACTTGAAGCCTATAGAACAAGTTCAAAACTGCGCCATTCATATCTCAGTAAAATGATCCCAACACTGCGCCAGATAAATAAATCTATAGGTGTTTTAGATAAAAATGTGCAGGTCCTGCTTGACCGATCTGCTACGGTAGATAGACATATGGATGAGTATTATGAGATAAACAAAAAAAGTGACAAAGCGGCACAGATGCTCTCATCTTCTTCTCTTACACAGTTTTTTATTTC
Proteins encoded in this window:
- a CDS encoding DUF5718 family protein, producing MSDYKEYLGLGIAGNFALHLAQAGELEEFKDVITADEAAPKGIFPFYLPCKKSSQSERPREMLFTYPLSSETLQLPNENLNVQAEPEVALICELTYIKEKLVHIAPQAFGAYNDASIRVAGAQKISDKKNWGANTKGIATELLPLDIFEDGGMMDNYSICSFLRRDDALYAYGENVELTGYSYFYEKLTDWILNQINTQEDFGPLEDIKSYIKECNNPTKLIISIGATRYTDYGEKTFLQSGDEVLIAVYNHNRYSLENIEALLQNKQYEEPALSILAQKVL
- a CDS encoding translation initiation factor — translated: MSRGKKLDLFIGADFKDEWSEVQTAPKNKPYSKISEPGKHMLHFSKEKRRGKTVTLVSPFELSKEDASTLLKRLKKRLGCGGSYKNGIMEFQGELKEKIRPLLIAEGFRFKQDH
- a CDS encoding YchJ family protein; protein product: MCICGKSQDFSKCCEPLILKKELPKSPEALMCSRYSAYVIGNGDYLVYSAVQQNRYADDIALIEEFSNSVEWLKLDVLHTKENQVEFKAYYRDNKGIQVLHEKSTFVKIDDEWKYKDGELFNTKIERNGPCPCGSGKKYKKCCMKN
- a CDS encoding ABC-F family ATP-binding cassette domain-containing protein; protein product: MVTVQNLTMRFGNRVLFQDINLKLDRHKRYGLIGANGAGKTTFLKILSGQINEYEGEVIIPKQNKVGVLGQNQYAFEDYTISDAVLYGNKRLYDAIKEKEEIYMTGDFEDDAVNNRLAELETICVEEDPTYEYDVNIAKILENVGIPAEKHGELMSTLDSADKFKVLLAQVLYPKPDVLFLDEPTNNLDIETISWLEHELQRHEGTMVVISHDRHFLNAVVTNILDVDYQKIREFTGNYDDWYIAANVMAKQMELDNAKKQKEKEQLEAFVRRFSANASKAKQATSRQKQLEKLNIEEIKPSSRRDPSIVFKAKRVMGDEALNVEHVCHSYGDNEVLKDVTFKVNPDEKIAVIGGNGVGKTTLIKIIMEEMKPSCGGTVTWGATIEPSYFPQDTADIIEGDGTLYDWLRAFDPKREIAEIRNCLGRMLFNGEQQEKSVEAISGGEKHRMMLSKMMLEGGNFLVLDEPTNHLDLEAIVALGEALHEFKGNVICVSHDRELLDAFATRVIEIRPDHTYVDFQGSYEEFARAKEEGKI
- a CDS encoding GNAT family N-acetyltransferase, whose protein sequence is MQIRKLDLKELDVAWSLVKQLRVQLEYEEFENLIYEMRDREYTMLGVFEKERLMCYAGVVIQTNLYHKRHLFIDELVSDENYRSQGYGKMMLEYLQDYAKIAACENIVLSSGLQREDAHRFYEKEGFMKKSFVFVKPMKNS